The following coding sequences are from one Aeromicrobium duanguangcaii window:
- a CDS encoding PH domain-containing protein: protein MRHDLFTSTEGHWAPVSPRLATVRGLIGTATGVVLVLASLVLWLVFPDAGAWAVLLWAPAVIGVLLTAWVWWWAPRNRRSWGYAEAEDDFLVRGGIMFRRLVVVPYGRMQFVDVESGPLARSFGFGTVTLHTASTATAAAIPGVPLDEAARLRDRLTDLGESHGAGV, encoded by the coding sequence ATGCGCCACGACCTGTTCACCAGCACCGAGGGCCACTGGGCCCCGGTCTCGCCCCGACTCGCGACGGTGCGCGGTCTCATCGGCACGGCCACGGGGGTCGTGCTGGTGCTCGCGTCACTGGTCCTGTGGCTGGTCTTCCCCGATGCCGGCGCGTGGGCGGTGCTGCTGTGGGCGCCCGCCGTGATCGGTGTCCTGCTCACCGCGTGGGTCTGGTGGTGGGCGCCGCGCAACCGCCGCAGCTGGGGCTACGCCGAGGCCGAGGACGACTTCCTCGTGCGCGGCGGCATCATGTTCCGCCGCCTCGTCGTGGTCCCCTACGGCCGGATGCAGTTCGTCGACGTCGAGTCCGGGCCCCTCGCGCGCTCGTTCGGGTTCGGCACCGTGACCCTGCACACCGCCTCGACCGCGACGGCCGCCGCGATCCCCGGCGTCCCCCTCGACGAGGCCGCGCGCCTGCGCGACCGGCTCACCGATCTGGGCGAGAGCCATGGCGCCGGCGTCTGA
- the smc gene encoding chromosome segregation protein SMC, whose product MYLKTLTLRGFKSFASSTTLALEPGITAVVGPNGSGKSNVVDALSWVMGEQGAKTLRGGKMEDVIFAGTAGRAPLGRAEVVLTIDNTDGALPIEYSEVTISRTMFRSGGSEYAINGNTCRLLDVQELLSDSGIGREMHVIVGQGQLDSVLRATPEERRGFVEEAAGVLKHRKRKEKALRKLDATQDNLTRLNDVLTELRRQLKPLGRQAEVARRAAGIQATVRDARARLLADDIVAARTTIETELADEHALRTRREEVEKALADARQVETELEQALAADAPLLARARDTVYALGSLRERFNGTANLARDRIRLAADATDDRVDGRDPEELEADARRAQERLVELEADVATSAEGLKEAIAARGEAEEAYSTEERRIAGLLRAAADRREGLARLHGQVNGLKSRAAAADEEIGRLTAAQAEARQRADDSQHEFSALESTIAGLSAGESGLDEELEDAEELLARAEAEEAEISTRRGELERRLATATARKEALELGLNRKDGSGALLAASDRLNGVLGSLAALITVTGGHEAAVGAALGSAADAVAVDRVDSAIDALHLLREEDLGRAGLLLGSGDVSTDDWPALPAGAVYAESLVEAPAELRGSMRRLLHKVAVVEDLAEAKRLVADLPDVTAVTAAGDRIGAHFAEGGSTSTPSLIEVTAAVDEATDTIERTGRELETLRFETEKAKAATEAAQERVDAALARLHESDASMSAVAEKLAQLGTTSRSAAAEADRLQAAIVAAEEARDRDVAGLAELEERLTAAQDAPDEEPDTTELEHLAERASASRRAEMDARLALRTAEERAKALTAQVASLLQAAEAEREARERARLRAERRRREAETATSVLRAAEITMQRLQESHDEATRTRIQIEQSRADREQRLKEARSTVRGLSSDLEGLTDSVHKDEMARAQLRLRLESLQERALEELGIEPDTLVAEYGPDQLVPPIGADDPEEAPSIPFDRAEQAKRLKIAERELAMLGKVNPLALEEFSALEERHQFLSEQLDDLKKTREDLLGIVSDVDAQVERVFTEAWADVEREFNDVFSRLFPGGEGRLILTDPSDMLATGIDVEARPPGKKVKRLSLLSGGERSLVAVAFLVALFKARPSPFYILDEVEAALDDTNLGRLLEIYEELRANSQLIVITHQKRTMEVADALYGVTMRGDGVSAVISQRMREEESA is encoded by the coding sequence GTGTACCTGAAGACCCTGACGCTGCGGGGATTCAAGTCGTTCGCCTCCTCGACGACTCTGGCCCTCGAACCGGGCATCACCGCAGTCGTCGGCCCCAACGGCTCCGGCAAGTCCAATGTCGTCGACGCCTTGTCGTGGGTGATGGGTGAGCAGGGCGCCAAGACCCTGCGCGGCGGCAAGATGGAGGACGTCATCTTCGCCGGCACCGCCGGTCGCGCCCCGCTGGGTCGCGCCGAGGTCGTGCTGACGATCGACAACACCGACGGCGCCCTGCCGATCGAGTACTCCGAGGTCACGATCAGCCGCACGATGTTCCGCAGCGGCGGCTCCGAGTACGCCATCAACGGCAACACCTGCCGGCTGCTCGACGTGCAGGAGCTGCTGAGCGACTCCGGCATCGGTCGCGAGATGCACGTCATCGTCGGCCAGGGCCAGCTCGACTCGGTCCTGCGCGCCACGCCCGAGGAGCGCCGCGGCTTCGTCGAGGAGGCCGCCGGCGTCCTGAAGCACCGCAAGCGCAAGGAGAAGGCGCTCCGCAAGCTCGATGCGACGCAGGACAACCTCACTCGCCTCAACGACGTGCTGACCGAGCTGCGCCGCCAGCTCAAGCCGCTGGGTCGCCAGGCCGAGGTCGCCCGCCGCGCTGCCGGCATCCAGGCCACCGTCCGCGACGCCCGAGCCCGACTGCTGGCCGACGACATCGTCGCCGCCCGCACGACGATCGAGACGGAGCTGGCCGACGAGCACGCGCTGCGCACCCGTCGCGAGGAGGTCGAGAAGGCCCTCGCCGACGCCCGGCAGGTCGAGACCGAGCTGGAGCAGGCCCTGGCCGCCGACGCGCCGCTGCTGGCCCGCGCCCGCGACACCGTCTACGCGCTGGGCAGCCTGCGCGAGCGCTTCAACGGCACCGCCAACCTCGCCCGCGACCGGATCCGGCTGGCCGCCGACGCCACCGACGACCGGGTCGACGGCCGCGATCCCGAGGAGCTCGAGGCCGATGCGCGTCGCGCCCAGGAGCGCCTCGTCGAGCTCGAGGCCGACGTCGCCACGTCCGCCGAGGGGCTGAAGGAGGCCATCGCCGCCCGCGGCGAGGCGGAGGAGGCGTACTCGACGGAGGAGCGCCGCATCGCCGGCCTCCTGCGCGCCGCCGCCGACCGCCGCGAGGGTCTGGCCCGGCTGCACGGCCAGGTCAACGGACTCAAGAGCCGCGCCGCCGCGGCCGACGAGGAGATCGGGCGACTGACGGCCGCCCAGGCCGAGGCACGCCAGCGCGCCGACGACTCCCAGCACGAGTTCAGCGCCCTCGAGAGCACGATCGCCGGCCTGAGCGCCGGTGAGTCCGGCCTCGACGAGGAGCTGGAGGACGCCGAGGAGCTGCTCGCCCGCGCCGAGGCCGAGGAAGCCGAGATCTCCACGCGCCGGGGCGAGCTGGAGCGTCGTCTCGCGACGGCCACCGCCCGCAAGGAGGCCCTCGAGCTGGGCCTCAACCGCAAGGACGGGTCCGGCGCGCTGCTGGCCGCGTCCGACCGGCTCAACGGCGTCCTGGGATCGCTCGCCGCGCTCATCACCGTCACCGGCGGCCACGAGGCCGCCGTCGGCGCCGCGCTGGGCTCGGCCGCCGACGCCGTGGCGGTCGACCGGGTCGACTCCGCGATCGACGCCCTGCACCTGCTGCGCGAGGAGGACCTCGGCCGCGCCGGCCTGCTGCTGGGCTCGGGCGACGTCTCCACCGACGACTGGCCCGCGCTGCCCGCCGGCGCCGTCTACGCCGAGTCGCTCGTCGAGGCCCCCGCCGAGCTGCGCGGCTCGATGCGCCGACTGCTGCACAAGGTCGCCGTCGTCGAGGACCTCGCCGAGGCGAAGCGCCTCGTGGCCGACCTGCCCGACGTCACCGCCGTCACCGCCGCCGGCGACAGGATCGGCGCGCACTTCGCCGAGGGCGGGTCCACGTCGACGCCCAGCCTGATCGAGGTCACCGCCGCGGTCGACGAGGCCACCGACACGATCGAGCGCACCGGACGCGAGCTGGAGACGCTGCGCTTCGAGACCGAGAAGGCCAAGGCGGCCACCGAGGCGGCCCAGGAGCGGGTCGATGCCGCGCTGGCCCGCCTGCACGAGTCCGACGCATCGATGTCGGCTGTCGCCGAGAAGCTCGCTCAGCTGGGCACCACGAGCCGCTCGGCCGCTGCCGAGGCCGACCGCCTGCAGGCGGCGATCGTCGCCGCCGAGGAGGCGCGCGACCGCGACGTCGCCGGCCTCGCAGAGCTGGAGGAGCGCCTCACCGCCGCGCAGGACGCGCCCGACGAGGAGCCCGACACGACCGAGCTCGAGCATCTCGCCGAGCGCGCCTCGGCCTCCCGCCGGGCGGAGATGGACGCGCGGCTGGCGCTGCGCACGGCCGAGGAGCGCGCCAAGGCGCTCACGGCTCAGGTCGCCTCCCTGTTGCAGGCCGCCGAGGCCGAGCGCGAGGCGCGCGAGCGGGCCCGGCTGCGGGCCGAGCGCCGTCGCCGCGAGGCCGAGACGGCCACGTCCGTCCTGCGCGCCGCCGAGATCACGATGCAGCGGCTCCAGGAGTCGCACGACGAGGCCACCCGCACCCGGATCCAGATCGAGCAGTCGCGCGCCGACCGCGAGCAGCGCCTCAAGGAGGCTCGCTCGACCGTCCGCGGACTGTCGTCGGACCTCGAGGGCCTGACGGACTCGGTGCACAAGGACGAGATGGCCCGGGCCCAGCTGCGGCTGCGGCTCGAGAGCCTGCAGGAGCGGGCGTTGGAGGAGCTCGGCATCGAGCCCGACACGCTCGTGGCCGAGTACGGCCCCGACCAGCTGGTCCCGCCGATCGGCGCCGACGACCCCGAGGAGGCCCCGTCGATCCCGTTCGACCGGGCCGAGCAGGCCAAGCGCCTCAAGATCGCCGAGCGCGAGCTGGCCATGCTGGGCAAGGTCAACCCGCTGGCGCTCGAGGAGTTCTCCGCGCTGGAGGAGCGCCACCAGTTCCTCTCCGAGCAGCTGGACGACCTGAAGAAGACCCGCGAGGACCTGCTGGGGATCGTCTCGGACGTCGACGCCCAGGTCGAGCGCGTGTTCACCGAGGCGTGGGCCGACGTCGAGCGCGAGTTCAACGACGTCTTCTCGCGGCTGTTCCCCGGTGGTGAGGGCCGGCTGATCCTGACCGATCCGTCCGACATGCTCGCGACCGGCATCGACGTCGAGGCGCGGCCTCCGGGCAAGAAGGTCAAGCGCCTGTCGCTGCTGTCCGGCGGCGAGCGCTCGCTGGTCGCCGTGGCCTTCCTCGTGGCGCTGTTCAAGGCCCGGCCCAGCCCGTTCTACATCCTCGACGAGGTCGAGGCCGCCCTGGACGACACCAACCTGGGCCGCCTGCTGGAGATCTACGAGGAGCTGCGGGCCAACTCCCAGCTCATCGTCATCACCCACCAGAAGCGCACGATGGAGGTGGCCGACGCGCTCTACGGCGTCACGATGCGGGGCGACGGCGTCTCGGCCGTCATCAGTCAGCGCATGCGCGAGGAGGAGTCGGCGTGA
- a CDS encoding acyl-CoA thioesterase: protein MTLAEYRGTYTISTRWEDEDVYGHVNNVKYYSYFDTAVNGYLIRETGIDIRTLPAYGIVAESSCRFQRELKFPLDVVAGLKVTKLGNSSVVYEIALFQGDDPEPAAVGRFVHVYVTGSDRKVTPVPAQIREVLEPLAG, encoded by the coding sequence GTGACCCTGGCCGAGTATCGCGGCACCTACACGATCTCGACCCGCTGGGAGGACGAGGACGTCTACGGCCACGTGAACAACGTGAAATACTACTCGTACTTCGACACGGCCGTGAACGGCTACCTGATCCGCGAGACCGGGATCGACATCCGCACCCTGCCGGCGTACGGGATCGTCGCGGAGTCGTCGTGCCGGTTCCAGCGCGAGTTGAAGTTCCCGCTCGACGTCGTCGCCGGCCTGAAGGTCACGAAGCTGGGCAACTCCAGCGTCGTCTACGAGATCGCGCTCTTCCAGGGCGACGACCCCGAGCCGGCGGCCGTCGGTCGGTTCGTGCACGTGTACGTCACCGGGTCGGACCGCAAGGTCACTCCCGTTCCCGCTCAGATCCGTGAGGTGCTGGAGCCGCTCGCCGGCTGA
- a CDS encoding cytochrome ubiquinol oxidase subunit I, translating to MDTALDLARWQFGITTVYHFLFVPMTISMAFLVAIMQTVWWRTGNERWLRLTRLFGKLFLINFAMGVVTGIVQEFQFGMNWSSYSRFVGDIFGAPLAIEGLLAFFLESTFLGLWIFGWDRLKPGLHLMTIWIAAIGTALSAYFILAANSFMQNPVGFTMNEERGRAELTDFMAVLTNKVTLITVPHTLFAAFMVGGGFVAAVAMWHLLRRPEQDVEAFRSAAKLGAVTLLIAGIGVVLTGDIQGKIMTEVQPMKMAAAEALYEDADSNAPFSVFTVGTLDGTKPLFSIEVPGLLSQLATGSFDGEVRGINSLNEEYAQKYAGSGITDFAPNIPVTYWSFRLMMGLGFAAMAASVWILWALRKGRVPMPGARSTRWLLWTAIVLPLLPLFANSFGWIFTEMGRQPWVVFGLMPTEAGVSPSVSSAQVWTSMIGFTLLYGALAVVEVKLLLTFIGKGLPEANPPTGPDDDSDAPLAFAY from the coding sequence GTGGATACAGCACTCGACCTCGCGCGGTGGCAGTTCGGCATCACGACCGTCTACCACTTCCTCTTCGTCCCGATGACGATCAGCATGGCGTTCCTCGTCGCGATCATGCAGACCGTCTGGTGGAGAACCGGCAACGAGCGGTGGCTCCGGCTCACCCGACTGTTCGGCAAGCTCTTCCTCATCAACTTCGCCATGGGCGTCGTGACCGGCATCGTGCAGGAGTTCCAGTTCGGCATGAACTGGAGCAGCTACTCACGCTTCGTCGGCGACATCTTCGGCGCCCCGCTCGCGATCGAGGGCCTGCTGGCCTTCTTCCTCGAGTCGACCTTCCTTGGCCTGTGGATCTTCGGCTGGGACCGGCTCAAGCCGGGGCTGCACCTCATGACCATCTGGATCGCCGCGATCGGCACCGCCCTGTCGGCCTACTTCATCCTGGCCGCCAACTCCTTCATGCAGAACCCCGTCGGGTTCACGATGAACGAGGAGCGGGGCCGCGCCGAGCTGACCGACTTCATGGCGGTCCTGACCAACAAGGTCACTCTGATCACCGTGCCGCACACCCTGTTCGCGGCCTTCATGGTCGGCGGCGGCTTCGTCGCGGCTGTCGCGATGTGGCACCTGCTGCGCCGCCCCGAGCAGGACGTCGAGGCCTTCCGCAGTGCCGCCAAGCTCGGTGCGGTCACCCTCCTGATCGCCGGCATCGGCGTCGTCCTCACCGGCGACATCCAGGGCAAGATCATGACCGAGGTCCAGCCCATGAAGATGGCGGCCGCCGAGGCGCTCTACGAGGACGCCGACTCGAACGCCCCCTTCTCGGTGTTCACCGTCGGCACGCTCGACGGCACCAAGCCGCTGTTCAGCATCGAGGTGCCGGGCCTGCTGTCGCAGCTGGCCACCGGCAGCTTCGACGGCGAGGTGCGCGGCATCAACTCCCTCAACGAGGAGTACGCCCAGAAGTACGCCGGCTCCGGCATCACGGACTTCGCCCCGAACATCCCCGTCACCTACTGGAGCTTCCGCCTGATGATGGGCCTGGGCTTCGCCGCGATGGCCGCCAGCGTCTGGATCCTCTGGGCGCTGCGCAAGGGCCGCGTCCCCATGCCGGGCGCCCGCTCGACGCGCTGGCTGCTGTGGACTGCGATCGTGCTCCCGCTGCTGCCGCTGTTCGCGAACTCGTTCGGCTGGATCTTCACCGAGATGGGCCGCCAGCCGTGGGTCGTGTTCGGCCTCATGCCCACCGAGGCGGGCGTCTCGCCGTCCGTCTCCTCCGCCCAGGTGTGGACGTCGATGATCGGCTTCACGCTGCTCTACGGAGCGCTCGCCGTCGTGGAGGTCAAGCTGCTGCTGACCTTCATCGGCAAGGGCCTGCCCGAGGCGAACCCGCCCACGGGTCCCGACGACGACTCCGACGCCCCGCTGGCGTTCGCGTACTGA
- the cydB gene encoding cytochrome d ubiquinol oxidase subunit II, with the protein MELTTIWFILIAVLFVGYFVLEGFDFGVGMLVGLLAKDEKERRVLVNTIGPVWDGNEVWLLVAGGALFAAFPEWYATLFSGFYLPLFLILVALIIRGVAFEYRGKRDDQVWRDRWDWAIIVGSFVPALLWGVAFANIIRGVPIDSSSEYVGGFFNLLNPYALLGGLLTTTVFLVHGAVFVALKTVGDIRERAHAFAQKVGGVAAVLAVLFIGWTAVRDGDLAVWLIGALAAVAFLGGLAASRAGRDGWAFVGTAVAIAGVVSMLFVALFPDVMPSSLDAAFNLTTENASSTPYTLKIMTWVAVFFTPIVIGYQAWSYWVFRKRIGVEHIPA; encoded by the coding sequence ATGGAACTCACCACCATCTGGTTCATCCTGATCGCCGTCCTCTTCGTCGGCTACTTCGTCCTCGAGGGATTCGACTTCGGGGTCGGCATGCTCGTCGGCCTGCTGGCCAAGGACGAGAAGGAGCGTCGCGTCCTGGTCAACACCATCGGCCCGGTCTGGGACGGCAACGAGGTCTGGCTGCTGGTCGCCGGCGGCGCGCTGTTCGCCGCCTTCCCCGAGTGGTACGCCACCTTGTTCAGCGGGTTCTACCTGCCGCTGTTCCTCATTCTGGTCGCGCTGATCATCCGTGGCGTGGCCTTCGAGTACCGCGGCAAGCGCGACGACCAGGTCTGGCGTGACCGCTGGGACTGGGCCATCATCGTCGGCTCGTTCGTGCCGGCCCTGCTGTGGGGCGTCGCGTTCGCGAACATCATCCGCGGCGTGCCGATCGACTCGTCCAGCGAGTACGTGGGCGGCTTCTTCAACCTGCTCAACCCGTACGCGCTGCTCGGCGGCCTGCTCACGACCACGGTCTTCCTGGTCCACGGCGCGGTCTTCGTCGCGCTCAAGACGGTCGGCGACATCCGCGAGCGCGCCCATGCGTTCGCGCAGAAGGTCGGCGGCGTCGCGGCGGTCCTGGCGGTGCTGTTCATCGGCTGGACCGCGGTCCGCGACGGTGACCTGGCCGTGTGGCTGATCGGCGCCCTGGCCGCGGTCGCGTTCCTCGGCGGCCTGGCCGCCAGCCGGGCGGGACGGGACGGCTGGGCCTTCGTCGGCACGGCCGTCGCCATCGCCGGCGTTGTCTCGATGCTGTTCGTCGCGCTGTTTCCCGACGTCATGCCCTCGAGCCTCGACGCGGCGTTCAACCTCACCACCGAGAACGCCTCCTCGACGCCGTACACGCTCAAGATCATGACCTGGGTCGCGGTGTTCTTCACCCCGATCGTGATCGGGTACCAGGCGTGGTCGTACTGGGTGTTCCGCAAGCGCATCGGTGTGGAGCACATCCCGGCATGA
- the cydD gene encoding thiol reductant ABC exporter subunit CydD, which yields MKPLDPRLVRRSSTVRTHLVWSVLLGALTGLLIIGVSWCIAEVVARRFDGNEVLLFPLVIAAAFGLRAAIAWAHGVVSERAAIRVKAELRAEVVDDLLDPRRVGPRPESGRLVALLGPGMDAFDGYVGRFLPQLGLAAIVPASVIAVIAWVDPLSAVIIVVTLPLIGLFMWLVGVLTRDRVERRWAAMERLARHFTDVLDGLVVLKVFGRRQEQGIREVGGRHRVETMRALRLAFLSSLVLELISTISVALVAVSVGLRVVDGGLELRDAMFVLLLAPEAYLPVRRVGMMFHDSTEGATATAELLDLLDHDRHHGSVAPPAAPAPIVVSGARLTHPGRTAVSLAVDDLHVAPGEFVAVVGPSGGGKSTLLDVLLGFERLDEGEVTVGGTSLADLDVAAWRESIAWVPQTPHLVGGTIADNVALGQPGADRAEITAAARDAGLDLDLDRVVREGTTDLSAGERRRLAVARALLRVRRGGAWLVLLDEPTAGLDAHHEARVLDALRGSGGTVLVVTHRPESVAAADRVVEVAS from the coding sequence ATGAAGCCTCTGGACCCCCGGCTGGTCCGCCGTTCGAGCACCGTCCGCACCCACCTGGTGTGGTCGGTGCTCCTCGGCGCCCTGACGGGACTGCTGATCATCGGTGTCTCCTGGTGCATCGCGGAGGTCGTCGCGAGGCGCTTCGACGGCAACGAGGTGCTGCTGTTCCCGCTCGTCATCGCGGCCGCCTTCGGGCTGCGGGCGGCGATCGCCTGGGCACACGGTGTCGTCAGCGAGCGTGCCGCCATCCGGGTCAAGGCCGAGCTGCGGGCCGAGGTGGTCGACGACCTCCTCGACCCGCGGCGGGTCGGCCCTCGCCCCGAGAGCGGGCGTCTCGTGGCCCTGCTGGGTCCGGGCATGGACGCCTTCGACGGGTACGTCGGCCGGTTCCTGCCGCAGCTCGGGCTCGCCGCGATCGTGCCCGCCTCCGTCATCGCCGTGATCGCGTGGGTCGATCCGCTGTCGGCCGTCATCATCGTGGTGACGCTGCCGTTGATCGGCCTGTTCATGTGGCTCGTCGGCGTGCTCACGCGCGACCGCGTCGAGCGCCGGTGGGCCGCCATGGAGCGCCTGGCGCGCCACTTCACCGACGTGCTCGACGGTCTCGTCGTGCTCAAGGTGTTCGGCCGGCGCCAGGAGCAGGGCATCCGCGAGGTCGGGGGCCGGCACCGCGTCGAGACGATGCGTGCCCTGCGCCTGGCCTTCCTGTCCTCCCTCGTCCTCGAGCTGATCTCGACGATCTCGGTCGCACTCGTGGCTGTCAGCGTCGGCCTGCGAGTCGTCGACGGGGGGCTGGAGCTGCGCGACGCGATGTTCGTGCTGCTGCTGGCGCCCGAGGCGTACCTGCCGGTGCGCCGGGTCGGGATGATGTTCCACGACAGCACCGAGGGCGCCACGGCGACCGCCGAGCTGCTGGACCTGCTCGACCACGACCGCCACCACGGCAGCGTCGCCCCGCCGGCCGCGCCCGCCCCGATCGTGGTGAGCGGCGCCCGGCTGACCCACCCCGGCCGCACGGCCGTGTCGCTGGCCGTGGACGACCTGCATGTCGCACCGGGCGAGTTCGTCGCCGTCGTCGGGCCCTCCGGCGGCGGCAAGTCGACCCTGCTCGACGTGCTGCTGGGCTTCGAGCGCCTGGACGAAGGTGAGGTCACCGTCGGCGGCACGTCGCTGGCCGACCTCGACGTCGCCGCCTGGCGCGAGTCCATCGCCTGGGTGCCCCAGACGCCTCACCTGGTCGGCGGCACGATCGCCGACAACGTCGCGCTCGGCCAGCCGGGCGCGGACCGCGCGGAGATCACCGCCGCCGCGCGGGACGCCGGCCTGGACCTCGACCTCGACCGGGTCGTCCGCGAGGGCACGACCGACCTGTCGGCGGGGGAGCGGCGACGTCTCGCCGTCGCCCGCGCCCTGCTGCGGGTCCGTCGGGGCGGTGCGTGGCTGGTCCTGCTGGACGAGCCGACCGCCGGTCTCGATGCCCATCACGAGGCCCGGGTGCTCGACGCGCTGCGTGGCTCGGGCGGAACCGTCCTGGTGGTGACGCACCGGCCGGAGTCGGTGGCCGCCGCCGATCGCGTCGTGGAGGTCGCGTCATGA
- the cydC gene encoding thiol reductant ABC exporter subunit CydC, translating to MSRTYPRRARLAYGVTMGIAAQLAAVGLLLASAWLIVRAAEQPPVLYLMVAIVSVRFFGISRSVLRYVERLATHDVALADAVEQRVTTYVALDRAAPAGLGGLRRGDLVSRVVADVARMQDRLLRLRVPWWVGLAATLVVVGVVGLLDERSGLVILAGVVVCAIALHRLVPLIGARRSGRAEAQGRLSAEVAASAVAARELVAFGAAGEARAKAWAATRDAESAQSGGASVAGMGSAIVLAVAGLTVAVLAAWSAGVDPVVIGVILLAPIALVEPWDGWSEAERLRPEIAAAAQRLAALDALPNPVVDPERPAQLPEAYDLVVDDVVVGWDGPVTTPISFCVGEGEIIAVTGPSGVGKSTLAYALARLLPTWQGDIVLGGVPTRDLTAADVRRRVGYLGQDDAIFDTSVRENLRIAAPDADDDRLRTALASAGLLDAVDAMPQGLDTPVGEHGGRLSGGERQRLCLARLLLADHRVLVLDEPTEHLDAPTAEALMDDVIALAGPGGRSLVVITHSPSVLARFASVVDVRPAERPVGTAAVPV from the coding sequence ATGAGTCGCACGTATCCCCGCCGGGCGCGCCTGGCGTATGGCGTCACGATGGGCATCGCCGCCCAGCTGGCGGCCGTCGGCCTGCTGCTGGCCTCGGCCTGGCTCATCGTCCGCGCCGCCGAGCAGCCGCCGGTCCTCTACCTCATGGTCGCGATCGTGTCGGTGCGCTTCTTCGGCATCTCGCGCTCCGTCCTGCGGTACGTCGAGCGGCTCGCGACCCATGACGTCGCGCTCGCCGACGCGGTCGAACAGCGCGTCACGACGTATGTCGCCCTCGACCGCGCCGCCCCCGCCGGGCTCGGCGGCCTGCGCCGGGGTGATCTGGTCAGCCGGGTCGTCGCGGACGTCGCCCGGATGCAGGACCGGCTGCTGCGACTGCGTGTGCCGTGGTGGGTCGGACTGGCCGCGACTCTCGTGGTCGTGGGGGTCGTCGGCCTCCTCGACGAACGTTCCGGCCTCGTCATCCTCGCGGGCGTCGTCGTCTGCGCGATCGCCCTGCATCGCCTGGTGCCGCTGATCGGTGCCCGCCGTAGCGGCCGGGCCGAGGCCCAGGGCCGGCTGTCGGCCGAGGTCGCGGCCTCGGCGGTCGCCGCGCGCGAGCTGGTCGCGTTCGGCGCCGCTGGGGAGGCACGTGCCAAGGCATGGGCCGCCACGCGCGACGCCGAGTCCGCGCAGTCCGGAGGCGCGAGCGTCGCCGGCATGGGCTCGGCGATCGTCCTGGCCGTGGCCGGCCTGACCGTCGCCGTCCTCGCCGCGTGGTCGGCGGGCGTCGATCCGGTCGTCATCGGCGTGATCCTGCTGGCGCCCATCGCGCTCGTCGAGCCGTGGGACGGCTGGTCCGAGGCCGAGCGTCTCCGGCCCGAGATCGCCGCCGCGGCCCAGCGGCTGGCGGCGCTGGATGCCCTGCCGAACCCGGTCGTGGATCCGGAGCGACCCGCGCAGCTGCCCGAGGCGTACGACCTGGTCGTCGACGACGTCGTGGTCGGGTGGGACGGCCCGGTGACGACGCCGATCTCGTTCTGTGTGGGCGAGGGCGAGATCATCGCCGTCACGGGACCCAGCGGCGTCGGCAAGTCGACTCTCGCCTACGCCCTGGCGCGGCTGCTGCCGACCTGGCAGGGCGACATCGTGCTGGGCGGGGTCCCGACCCGTGACCTCACCGCGGCCGACGTGCGCCGCCGGGTGGGCTACCTCGGGCAGGACGACGCGATCTTTGACACCTCCGTCCGCGAGAACCTGCGGATCGCCGCGCCGGACGCCGACGACGACCGGTTGCGCACCGCGCTGGCGTCCGCCGGGCTGCTCGATGCGGTCGACGCCATGCCGCAGGGGCTCGACACCCCGGTGGGCGAGCACGGCGGCCGTCTCTCCGGGGGAGAGCGCCAGCGCCTGTGCCTGGCGCGGCTGCTGCTGGCCGACCACCGGGTGCTGGTGCTGGACGAGCCGACCGAGCATCTCGACGCTCCGACGGCCGAGGCGCTGATGGACGACGTGATCGCGCTGGCCGGTCCGGGAGGTCGCAGTCTGGTCGTGATCACCCACAGCCCCAGCGTGCTGGCGCGCTTCGCATCGGTCGTGGACGTGCGACCCGCCGAGAGGCCCGTCGGAACCGCGGCGGTCCCTGTCTAG